A DNA window from Staphylococcus warneri contains the following coding sequences:
- the rnpA gene encoding ribonuclease P protein component, whose product MEKAYRIKKNADFQKIYKSGKSVANRQFVVYTYDNKEQEHFRLGISVSKKLGNAVTRNKIKRAIRENFKVHKQDIITKDIIVIARQPAKKMSTLEIQGSLEHVLKIAKVFNKKIQ is encoded by the coding sequence GTGGAAAAAGCGTACCGTATAAAGAAGAATGCAGATTTTCAAAAAATATATAAAAGTGGAAAGTCTGTCGCAAATAGACAATTCGTAGTATATACCTATGATAATAAAGAACAAGAACATTTTCGCTTAGGAATTAGCGTTTCAAAAAAATTAGGTAACGCTGTTACTAGAAATAAAATTAAGAGAGCGATAAGAGAAAATTTTAAAGTTCATAAACAAGATATTATAACGAAAGATATTATTGTGATTGCAAGACAACCAGCTAAAAAAATGTCCACTTTAGAAATTCAAGGTAGTTTAGAACATGTACTTAAAATAGCTAAAGTATTTAATAAGAAAATTCAATAG